The bacterium genome includes the window CTCGATCTTCAGATCAAGGACAAGGGGCTGGCTGAGATCCCTGTTCACGTTGAGGCCGAAGTACGAGCCGCCGATGTTGTTGGCCAGATAGTAATTACCGGCGTCCGGCCCCTCGGTCGAATCCGTCACCGATGCGGCGCCCGATGTGAACCTCATCCACACCTTGGCCTTGGCCAGCGGAGCGCTCTCTGGAGCGCCGGCCGCGTTCCTGTCCTTGAGCAGGACCTTGACCGCGGCCTGCGAGCCGTTGTTCACCACTTCCTGCGCATAGGGCAGGTAGAAGAGGTTGGCCAGGAGCTGCGACAGTTTGAAGGAGTCGGCCGAATTCGAGTGGTCGTCATTATTGAGATCGCCAAGCTGGACCGGATCCACCGTGTCGTCCGGATTGCTGAATATGTACAGCGCGTCGTGGACGCTGACCTGGCCGTCCTTGTTGGCGTCGCCCCACATGTAGCCCGCGACCGCGTACGTATCCATGGGCAGAGGCTGACACACGAGCTGTATGCAGTAGAGACCTTCGTCGCACTCGCCCGCATGGTTCTCGCAGGACTCGCCCGCGGCCGGGTCTACGAAACCGCTGCCGGCCACTATGCTTATCGGATTCTCCGCGCTCGCCGCGGCGCAATCCTCCGGATCGGCTTCCGGAGTGGAGCAGATGCTCTCGCCGCCGTCGCCCACCAGCGATATAAGATCGCCGGTGATCTCTGCGGTGGCCTGGGCCTGCGCCGTGAAGGTCAGCTGCGCGACCTTCACGAGGCCGGCGGCCGGGGAAACGCATTCGCCGTAGCCGTTCACCTTGATCACGTCATCGCCGCCGATCTGGTTTATATTTATGTTGCCGGTCCCGACCAGCACCGAGCCGGAGCTGTACTGGAACACGCCGGTCGGATCGACCTTGAGCGTGAGGTCGAACGCGCAGAGATGCTCTGCGCCGGTGTTGATCCATATCCCCACCGGGACGGAATCGGCCGCATCGAGCGAGCGTATGAAGCGTCCGTCGGCCTGCGACGCGCCCGAGAACTCGCCCACGTCCGTGTCGCGGCGCGCGGGCGCAAGGTTCACCGCCAGCCTGAACGGATCGCTTTCGACGGCGCCGCCCGCTGCGGTGATCGCCACCGCCGCGTTGGCCTTGGCGCGCAGATTGCCGCCCGAGGAGACAATCGCCTCCGTGACCGGGTCGCCAGACTCGAGCATCGCTCCGATCGGCCTCGAATCCACCGTTGCTGACCCCGCGCTCACGTCCGCAGGCAGGCCTATCCGCGCGATCGACATGCCAAGCAAACCCGCGTACGTCTGCTGGCCGGCCTTCATCGCAAAGAAACGGCTCTGCTCGGCATCTTCCAGCCTCCCCAGGACCCTGAGGGTCCCGTTCGCCCCGCCCAGATCCGACCGCTGCGAGGAGAACGTGGCGTGGAACTTCTCGGTGCCGAACGCCCGACCCTCGAAGTCGGTCCCGAAGTGATTGGAGATGTTCGCGGAATCACCGAGGACAAAGAGCGAATTCATTTCCGCGCCCATGCCTGCGGTTATGCTATGTACGGACGTCTTCTCTTCATATGCCGACGCCGGCTGATCGACTACAGCCGTGATGCTTCCGTTTCCGGTCGGCGTTATCGGCCTGTATGCCTCGTCGAGCGCGCCGGTGACGCCGGCCATACCCACGGGCTCATCCGCCGTCATGGCGGACGACACGTTGGCCGTTATGTTCTTCCATATCTCCGTCTCGACCCAGGGGCTGCCGGAGAACTTCTTAAAGAGGCCCCATGCCTTCGCGCGGCCTCGCTCCATCCTGGCCGAATCCCCGCCTATCGCCTCGAAGCCCGCGTCGAACTTGCGCACCTCGGGCGGGATGTCGGCGTTGAACACCGGCTTGAACTCATCGGGGTAGTCGGCCGAAGGATCGAAGTCCTCGGTCGTGCGGACCGCCAACTCCTCTATGGAGCGTGCGCAGATCGCGAAACTCACCGGATCCGCCCCGCCGTACGTGACCGTCACCTTGTTGCAGCCGATGTTGCTGTTGCCCGAGATCCTCTGCGCCAGCGCGAGGGTGGGATTCACCGTCACAGCCAAAGGATCGCCGCTGATGACGACCGTCGCATCCGCGGTGACGTCCGCAGCGCCGCCGTCGCAAGTCTGCGGCGCGGAGCTGTAGAAGCAGCTCGTCACCGAGAAGGCGAGTTTGTCGGGGAGACCCAGGGCCGCCTTGGCCAGATCGGTCGAAGACCTGGCCATATCGAATACCGGCAGCGTCTCGCCCACGGGCGCAGGCACCGCCCCGCTTATCCCTGTGGCCAGAGCCACATCGTTCACGCCGCCCACGAGCACCTTGAGACGCTCCGTGCCGAAATTGCTGATCACGGTGGCGAGGCCTTCCTTGCCGAGATAGCCGGCCTTCACGTTCGCGCTCCCGCTCTTCACCGCCTGCACCTCGTAGAGAGAGGCGTTGAGCGTGAACGGCCCGTCCGCCGCAGGCTCCAGGGAAAGCGTCGCTTGGCCCGTAACGTCGGCGCGCTTGCCGCCCTCGTATATGGCCCACACGCTGACCGGGCCCTTCTGCTCCTTGACCATGAACGCATTGAAGAGCGATGCCTGGCCGCCTATCTCCTGAGACGACAGAGCGGGATTCGCCAAAGAGATGGAGCCCACGGCGCTGACCTCGATCCGCTCCAGCTCGACCGTGTCGATCGGAGACACGTTGATGTTGCCGAGCGCAACCGTGTCATAAGTTATCGCGGCCGTCGCCGAAGAGGCGAGCGATGGATCGACCGACACCCTGCAGCGGCCGTCTATCGTCATCTGAGGCAGGCTGGAGTTCACCTGCGCGCAGTCTATCCCGCGCGTGAAGTCGAACTCCCTGCCGTCCACGATCATTCCGATCTTCAGCTGCGTGCGCTGGTACTCCGTCGATCCCGCCACCTTGGCGAGAGTTGCAGCGGTAGCGCGATCGCCGTCGTATATGATGCCCAGATCGCCGGCGTTGAACCTCCAGCCGACCGCGGGCATCTGCATGTCAGCCGCCGTGACCGTGCCGCTCACCTTTGCGCTCACGCCTGACGGGATCGTGATCTTGCCGGCCGTGGCGGCAAAGCCCGACGCCGTCGCAGCACCGTAGGGAAGGGTCGAGGTGGTGCCGGAGTTTCCGCCGGCCTTCACGCTGACCTTGTACGCGGTGGCGAACGATTCAGGCTCGTCCGCCTCCGAAACCCAGTTGCGGTCCACGATCATGTGATGGTCGAGATAGCCGAAGGAACCGGACTCCGCGGCCTTGTCGAATATGGCGAGCTCGGTGTCCGTGGGTCCGTGCCCCGTGCTCACGATGGAGATCGGCGTCGGATCCGATGGATTGACCGGAATGGCGCTGGTGTTCCACAGGCTGACCACCCGCCCGTTCAGTCCGTATGCGCCCGCCACGGCAGCGGCCTTCACCCTGAGCTTGAGTTTGAGATATGCCACGTCCGCGCCGCCCGGCGTGCCATCCGCGCCGGTCTGGGCCTTGAACCTGGTCCAGCCGCCCGTCCCCGCGAGCACCACCGGCGTTCCGAAATTCGGCGCGATCGCCTGGAACGTATCCGCGACATATTCAAAGGGCGAGCTCTCCGTGAGGTCGAGCTCGAAGATTATCGTGCTGATATAGGGCGCGCCGTTCGAGTTCCCGCGCACCACTACCCAGAACTCCTCTCCCGGCGAACTCCCGCTTCCGGAGGCAAGCGGCCTGCGCGGCAGGTCGAGGAGCAGGTTGCCCGCAGGGACAGAGCCGTGACCCTGGTCCGCCACTACCTGCACCGGCGCCGTCTTCACCTCGACAGCGCCGCTCATGACCTTGAACGTCATGTCGCCCGGGCTCAGCTGCGTGTTTTCAAACGCATGCTCCGCGTACAGCACAGGGCCTGAGAAACCAAAGGGCGACTGGGTGAACGAAAGATCGTTCAGCTTGAAGGATATTCCGCTCGTCTGATAGATCGGCATCCCGGTGGAGTCGCGCAACATGGCGTAGGCAGAGAGTTTGCGGCCTGGTTCGGACTCTGAGGCAGGTACGCCCTCCCTCAAGTCCTGATACAGCGCAGAGCGCGCGAGCACGATCTTCGATTGGCCGGAATCGGCCGCCGCCGTGTTCGCCATAGCCTTCGTGACGACCAGGTTCGGATATAGATTTCCATCCCTGCCCACCACCCTGGACCTTATCTGAACCGAGTCCAGATCGACCCCGCCCATCAGGTGGCCGGTGTATTCTCCATCGAGGATGGAGAGATCGCCGCGCCAGAACGCCAGATCCTTCTCCAGGGGCGCGGTCTGGAATTCCACGTACGCGCCGTTGATGGGGCTCGGCTGGACGCAGTGATCGCCGACGCATATGCCTTCGCCGCATTCGGCGTCAGTCGTGCAGTTGCCCACGCACAGGCCGGACACGCACTCGGAAGTCGCGCTCTCCGGCATCCCGTCGTCGCAGGCCGCCCCGTCGGGTTTCGACTGCCATGCCAGATAATCTGCCGCAGCGTCGCAATACTGGCATGAGTTGTCCTCGGGGGAAGAATCTGCCGGACGGCACTCGCCGTCGATGAAGCACTGGCCAGAAGCGCACGAGGGTTCGCATTCGCCGCTTGTCGTGTTGCAGATCTCGCCCTCGCCGCACTGGGCGGTGTCCGCACATGGATCCACGCAGTTCCCATCATCGCAGACGAGCGGAGACGCACACGGGGCCTCCGGACATGACGAGGCTGTGCACTCGCTGCCGTTCCAGAACGGGGTCGGCTCCGCACATGCGCCGCAGGCACCGCCAATGCAGAACTCCCCTTCGGCCGGGCAGTCGAAGTCCGTCGCGCAGGATTCGCAGTCCGCAATCGGACCGTAATGGCATGCGGCCGTCAAACACACATCCATGGTGCAGCCGTTGCCGTCGTCGCAGTCGGCATCGACCGAGCACACCTCCGTGCAGAGGCTCGTAGGCTCATCACACGCATATCCCTCTGGGCAATCGGAATCCGCGTCGCATCCCCCTTCGGGCTGCGCCTGGCAGGCGCCGTCCACGCAGATGCCGTTCACCGGCGGCGTGCAGGAGCCTGTGACGTCAAACTCATAGCAGAGGTTGCTTACGCACTCGGTTGCCTTGCATACATTCGCCGGCTGAGCGCACGGGACCGAATCGCTGCATGCCGCACCGGTCGATTCGCCGCACTCGCCGCCGACGCACACGCCGTCGGCAGAGCACTCGGTCCCATTCGGGGCCGACACGTATACGCATATCCCTTCCGCGCACGAGCCCACGAGGCACTGCGACGGGTTGTCGAGGCCCTGGCACACGCTCGGGTCGCCCTCGCAGTTTATGGGCTGCTGGCAGAAGTCGTTGTAGCAGACCAGCCCATCGGGGCAGTCTTCGTTCGAGTCGCACGCAGGGCATACGCATGCCTCGTCTTCGCATTCCTGGTACTGGGCGCAGGCCGTGTCCGGACACTCATCCCCCTGTGCGAGCGCGGGGCAAACGCATTCGAGCGTCCCCTGGTTCACCACGAACGGAGGCTGACACGCATCCTCAGGCACGCAGTTCCCGTTCTGGATCACGTAGTCGGCCTGTTCGGGGCAGGGATCGCACGCGTCTCCCCATCCGTCGGAGTCGCCGTCCTCCTGTTTCTCGTTTTTATCGGCCGGGCAATTGTCGCACACGTCTCCCAAGCCGTCCTTGTCCACGTCGGACTGATCGTAGTTGGGATTGTTGGGACAGTTGTCGAATGACTCGTATGGAACGGCGAGGATTGGGCCGCCTTCAAAACCGGTCGAAATCCCCGTGGCTGCGCCGCCGACCGTCGCCCCACCCTCTTTGACAGGCGAGCTGCCGCCTCCTTCAGGGGCAGGCCCTGCGAATACCTTGGGCACGAAGATCTCGCCTACGTATGAAATTCCCCTCCATATCTCTTCCAAATATGACGTGGGCCCCTGCTGAATATTGAGATCAAGCTGCTGTTGCACGCCCTGTTGGGGCAGCGTCTGGACGCCGGGTTGAGTCTGCACCCCGGGTTGGGCCTGACTATCGGGTTGAGTCTGGGCATCGGTTTGAGGCTGCACGACCTGCTCGACGACTCCCGGGTCCCAGATCGGCGGCTTGGTCTTCCAGTCGGGCGTCTGGGGTTTGCTCAGCGGGCCGAAGTCGCCGCGGCCGTCGCCGTCCGCATCGCCTTGATTGGGATTAGCGACATGAGGCCAGTTGTCGAGATTGTCCGGTATCAAATCGCTGTCAAAATCACCCCACTGGGCAACGACGCCTGTCGGCGGAGCCGGCCTCTTTGCGCAGTCCAGATACAGAGTCCCATCCACCGTGCTGACAACAGGGGAGACAGCCGGATCGCAGAGCTGGCACAGATCGCCCACGCCGGAGCCGGCCACGATCTCTTCGCCATCGGCATCCTTGTCCGCCTGATCCCCGTTTGGGATCTGCGGGCAGTTGTCATAGCAGCAGTTGGTTTTCTTAGTCCCGGTGCAGGTCTCCTCTGAAAGGCCAGGATATCCGCAGCGGTTGGCGATCGGCGGGATCAAGGACGTGATGACCGGGAGGCCGGTCTCCGCATCGGTGATCGAATTCAGTTCCTTGTCCTTGACCGTATCGTTGTCCGCGTCCGTATCGCAGGCATCGCCTATGCCGTCGCCGTCAGTGTCCGCTTGGCCCGGGTTATATGTGTACGGACAGTTGTCGAAGCAGCCCTTGTCCTTCAAGAAATGCGCCAGCTCCCCGCCCTCATCCACCGGAGTGGGCGCCTTGGGAGTCAGCGAAAAATCGCCCGGCAACTGAGGCTGCGAACCGCCGGATTCGACCGGGGTCGGGGCTGCGAGAAGCCCGAGCAGAGACATCTGCGGGCCCTGCAGGATTACCCCCTGCTGGGGCTGCACAGGCGCAACCTGCGGTATAGCCGGCGCATCGCCCTGCTGCCCGCCTTCATCCTGCGGTGCGAGCTGCGTTCCCTGCTGCACGGCGCCCCGGCCGTCCTCGGGCTCGACCTCCACTTCACGCTGTTTTTTGTCGCTCGTCTCGCCCTGCTGCTCGCCCACGAAAGTCATGCCTTCCAAAGCAGGAGTGGAGACCTCGAACTGTGCTTTGAAGCTGTCCGGCACTATGCATTTACCCTTTGCAGTGCAGTGCAGGATGGTCTGACGGCGCGGGAAGAGCTCCGTGTCGGTCGCCGTGTCGGGATCGCAATCAGTCACAGAGCAGTATTTGGTGAGA containing:
- a CDS encoding thrombospondin type 3 repeat-containing protein, producing MKIKAHLNNRFVRPALVCVAVLAATNLAASLFDFSPLFAQVGLRTVVPVKPQVTAEPQVTVQPQVTVQPQVTVQPQVTVQPQVTVQPRATAQPEVTAQPQVTVQPEVTAQPELAVQPQVSPEQKEIVGIPAVVANVEPLGLTVVAGDRSRDIVQFSIAYTIKPPDGVVVPSTDFNTLEVEGIVPGEILCSANLSGAGCSAYVAAVSGLAAAIDAKKQDKPLTPIPLSFTFKNGQYRIELADFDITQAIPTRASIELSEQAAGVSALAVVEPAQTDKMAAVVQPVEPTQTSRAVIVQQPAAVAPPQAPSTVVQGAAATPQGPQLQIPAEQVKIPEDVAVVGGAELLQQGEPTSEAALGAGAVTTAKVDTLATTSDAVGAGAVTTAKVDTLATAPAVVGAAVAPKEEPTPYAGGGGEIDIGISKPGVEVGKIPDASLFPDPDEDGIITPPFLGAPLCNGAMVHCDMASANCPSEKKANAYYKKPRWPVLTKYCSVTDCDPDTATDTELFPRRQTILHCTAKGKCIVPDSFKAQFEVSTPALEGMTFVGEQQGETSDKKQREVEVEPEDGRGAVQQGTQLAPQDEGGQQGDAPAIPQVAPVQPQQGVILQGPQMSLLGLLAAPTPVESGGSQPQLPGDFSLTPKAPTPVDEGGELAHFLKDKGCFDNCPYTYNPGQADTDGDGIGDACDTDADNDTVKDKELNSITDAETGLPVITSLIPPIANRCGYPGLSEETCTGTKKTNCCYDNCPQIPNGDQADKDADGEEIVAGSGVGDLCQLCDPAVSPVVSTVDGTLYLDCAKRPAPPTGVVAQWGDFDSDLIPDNLDNWPHVANPNQGDADGDGRGDFGPLSKPQTPDWKTKPPIWDPGVVEQVVQPQTDAQTQPDSQAQPGVQTQPGVQTLPQQGVQQQLDLNIQQGPTSYLEEIWRGISYVGEIFVPKVFAGPAPEGGGSSPVKEGGATVGGAATGISTGFEGGPILAVPYESFDNCPNNPNYDQSDVDKDGLGDVCDNCPADKNEKQEDGDSDGWGDACDPCPEQADYVIQNGNCVPEDACQPPFVVNQGTLECVCPALAQGDECPDTACAQYQECEDEACVCPACDSNEDCPDGLVCYNDFCQQPINCEGDPSVCQGLDNPSQCLVGSCAEGICVYVSAPNGTECSADGVCVGGECGESTGAACSDSVPCAQPANVCKATECVSNLCYEFDVTGSCTPPVNGICVDGACQAQPEGGCDADSDCPEGYACDEPTSLCTEVCSVDADCDDGNGCTMDVCLTAACHYGPIADCESCATDFDCPAEGEFCIGGACGACAEPTPFWNGSECTASSCPEAPCASPLVCDDGNCVDPCADTAQCGEGEICNTTSGECEPSCASGQCFIDGECRPADSSPEDNSCQYCDAAADYLAWQSKPDGAACDDGMPESATSECVSGLCVGNCTTDAECGEGICVGDHCVQPSPINGAYVEFQTAPLEKDLAFWRGDLSILDGEYTGHLMGGVDLDSVQIRSRVVGRDGNLYPNLVVTKAMANTAAADSGQSKIVLARSALYQDLREGVPASESEPGRKLSAYAMLRDSTGMPIYQTSGISFKLNDLSFTQSPFGFSGPVLYAEHAFENTQLSPGDMTFKVMSGAVEVKTAPVQVVADQGHGSVPAGNLLLDLPRRPLASGSGSSPGEEFWVVVRGNSNGAPYISTIIFELDLTESSPFEYVADTFQAIAPNFGTPVVLAGTGGWTRFKAQTGADGTPGGADVAYLKLKLRVKAAAVAGAYGLNGRVVSLWNTSAIPVNPSDPTPISIVSTGHGPTDTELAIFDKAAESGSFGYLDHHMIVDRNWVSEADEPESFATAYKVSVKAGGNSGTTSTLPYGAATASGFAATAGKITIPSGVSAKVSGTVTAADMQMPAVGWRFNAGDLGIIYDGDRATAATLAKVAGSTEYQRTQLKIGMIVDGREFDFTRGIDCAQVNSSLPQMTIDGRCRVSVDPSLASSATAAITYDTVALGNINVSPIDTVELERIEVSAVGSISLANPALSSQEIGGQASLFNAFMVKEQKGPVSVWAIYEGGKRADVTGQATLSLEPAADGPFTLNASLYEVQAVKSGSANVKAGYLGKEGLATVISNFGTERLKVLVGGVNDVALATGISGAVPAPVGETLPVFDMARSSTDLAKAALGLPDKLAFSVTSCFYSSAPQTCDGGAADVTADATVVISGDPLAVTVNPTLALAQRISGNSNIGCNKVTVTYGGADPVSFAICARSIEELAVRTTEDFDPSADYPDEFKPVFNADIPPEVRKFDAGFEAIGGDSARMERGRAKAWGLFKKFSGSPWVETEIWKNITANVSSAMTADEPVGMAGVTGALDEAYRPITPTGNGSITAVVDQPASAYEEKTSVHSITAGMGAEMNSLFVLGDSANISNHFGTDFEGRAFGTEKFHATFSSQRSDLGGANGTLRVLGRLEDAEQSRFFAMKAGQQTYAGLLGMSIARIGLPADVSAGSATVDSRPIGAMLESGDPVTEAIVSSGGNLRAKANAAVAITAAGGAVESDPFRLAVNLAPARRDTDVGEFSGASQADGRFIRSLDAADSVPVGIWINTGAEHLCAFDLTLKVDPTGVFQYSSGSVLVGTGNININQIGGDDVIKVNGYGECVSPAAGLVKVAQLTFTAQAQATAEITGDLISLVGDGGESICSTPEADPEDCAAASAENPISIVAGSGFVDPAAGESCENHAGECDEGLYCIQLVCQPLPMDTYAVAGYMWGDANKDGQVSVHDALYIFSNPDDTVDPVQLGDLNNDDHSNSADSFKLSQLLANLFYLPYAQEVVNNGSQAAVKVLLKDRNAAGAPESAPLAKAKVWMRFTSGAASVTDSTEGPDAGNYYLANNIGGSYFGLNVNRDLSQPLVLDLKIE